The genomic DNA CAAGCAGCTTCGTTTCTACGACGCAATGATCGGCAAGGGGACTGGGACCAGCCGCTTCCGAGACGGAATCCGTCGCATTCTGAAATTATGGAGAGATGGGTCGCACTTCGGCAGAGAAAATCTTAGTGCCGAGATCTACACCGTCGTTGATAAATCGCACTATCGAAAAAAGAAGCCAAGCGAGTCGTATTACATCGTAAAAAAGGAACTGGTCCAACGCCTGCAAGACGAATTAGGCATCCCGATAAATTTTTTCTTTAAAGAGGATGATTCCAGAATTAGCCATTGCAGAATGCTGCAAACGGAATCCATCTGCATTAACTTTGACCAAGGCTTCGATATTTTCAAGCCAGATGGATCGTTCAGACGAATGGTCGTCAACTTGTATCCGGCTGGCGAAGTTCATCTGAGCGAATATCGCAATCTGCCCGACTTTAGCTTGACCTGAACAGTCATTGCTTGTTCGTTTCTGTTTGCGAGTACACCTCGATATAGATCAGCTTCCAATGAAAATCCTTTTTCTTCACGGCTGGCACAGTGTCGTCGGCGGCGTCAAACCGTCATACCTGAAAAACGCTGGGCACGAAGTCAACAACCCTGCACTGGACAATGACGACTTCGATCTTGCCGTCCGCACTGCACAAGCCGAATTTGACCAGCATCAGCCAGATGTGATCGTTGGCTCTTCCCGTGGTGGTGCAGTCGCCATGAATATCGATTCAAAAAACACACCGCTCGTTTTGCTTTGCCCAGCATGGAAGAACTGGGGTACGGCAACAACGCTCAAGCCAAACTCGGTTATCCTGCATTCACCCCAAGATGACGTGATCCCGTTTGCCGATTCTGAGGAACTTATCGCCAACAGTGGCTTGCCAAAGGACACGCTCATTGAAGTCGGTGATGATCACCGCTTGGCTGCTCCAGAGCCACTGAAGGCGATGCTGGAAGCGTGTGAGCGATTGGCGACTTTCAAAGTGACGAATCCTGCATCGCTTGCCGAGTTCATAGACGGCTTCAAGTCATACATGAGGAATCGAGTCTGCGGGATCGTTTTCGCTGAGTCTAATGGAGACAAGAGACCGAACTTCGAGATTGGGTCTGGCTTTGTAATCAAATCACAGGGGCTCTTTGTGCTTGTCACTGCTGGCCATGTGATGCAAAGAATCGACGAGCTTCAACAGAAAGATCGTCTTATCGGTGTAAGCATTGTAGTTCCATCAGGCCCCAAAAGCGTTGCGGAACTCTCGCTGTTCGAATCCGATCTTGCACTAGCGAAGTACAGCACATCATTAGATTGTGACGTTGGTTTCATGTGCATTGCACCTGATCTTGTAAACGAACTACATACTGCGGGATTGAGCCTTGTAAATCGAGACTGTCTTGGGCCTCCGAATGCCAAACGGGCCAAGCGGATTCTGGTTGGATATGGTGCAGATGGTGCAAGGGTACATGATGAAGAAGTCTTCGTGACGATTGAAAACAACCGCCTCCGTCCAAGATACAGAACATCACTGGGGGCATTGCCATTTAAGTTGGCGGGACTGATTGATTCAACCACTGAAGATGGCGTCAATTTTCATGCTAGGCCAGAAGCAGAGGATACAGAGACACTAGCAGGAATGAGTGGAGGCGTTGTCGTTGATTTATTTACCAACAGGGCGATCCGTGACTACGCCTTTGTCGGTGTGCAGAGCACACAACACACTATCATCAAGCAGGGGCGGGAAGTTGTCACAAAGGTCAAGTTTACATCCGCTAAAGTCGTGTTGGAAATGGCCGATGGATTTGCGACTGAATTCTTGGAAACTCTGCGGCAAAGCCAACCCGAGTGAATGCAAAAGAGCAAACGATGACATGTCCATGGAGCCAAATTGCTGAGAAGTTCGCAACAGGCGACAGGCAATCAGCGGTTCAACAAGCGAGGCAACTACTGAAGAACGCAGTCGACTCAGATTGGCGTTGGCTGATTGATGGTTTGAGGGAGGAAGAAACGAAATGGTTCGTCACAGCCGTATTTCAGCGATACCCGGTTCCAAAACGATTATTAAATCCATTCCTCGATGCCGCAATTAGGGAAACAAATGCCAGTAAAAATCGTCAGTTCGTTCAACCGTGTGTTGACTCCTTTGGCCATCGTCGAGTTAACGAGTATCTGCTCGATGTCGTTGAAGGTAACTGCGACGTGTCCATAGCTGGTGCCGTTGCTGCCTTATACTGGGCAAACATGCAGATCGTATTTTCGGGAAACGTCCCAGCCTACACACTGGAACATGCAACGCCCGAGTCCAGAAAGGCGTATCAGGCTCTCAACGACGTATGGGAACGGAAGAGATGCTGTTACCTCAGAATCTTCGTTTCCAATCAAGACCTGAATGTTCGGCGACAAATCATCCCTTCCCTCAAGCTGGATGAGAATGCTTATCCTGACGAGTTGAAGCCATTGGTGAATCAGGCTATTGCCATCGCCAGAAGCCACCACGACGAATACATCCGGCATCGGATTGAAGTCCAGCTTGGAAATGATCAGTTGCTTCGGCCAATCCCGGAGAGACTAAACGAACCCCGGATCAATCCCGATGATTGAATCCATTCCATTGTGGACGTTCAACACCAAGAAGCCACTCACGAAGTGGTACGGCCACGTTCATCTCCTGCCGGATAAAGTTGTTGGCCAATGGTTCTGCGCAGATCGGACGACAGGGAAACGGGATTGGCAGGCCAGATTGTTGCGTCCAAATACCATCTGTGGTTTTGATTCAGGGATCATTGTCGCCAGCGAGATGAGGTCGGATGGGCCATGGACGGCAGACTTTGGCTGTTACGGAATTTCTATGGAAAGCGGGCGGCTACTTTGGACCTCTCACGGTTCTGGTATTTGGGGCCGTATCGTTCGACTGCTGGATTACGTTCCCGGCTTTACCAACGAGTTGAGGGACACACCGCACTACGTCAAAGACGGCAAGGTTTACTGCAACAGTGGACGGGTACTCGACGTGACATCGGGAAAGCTGGTTTACAAAATGGACTCCGAAGACGTTCGATCTTATGAGAAGCCATTGTCAATCGGGTCGCAGTTTGCTGGCAGCGGTGTGGAACGCCATCATCCAAGGGTGAAAGTGATGGATAATCTCTTTCTTCGACACGCACAGGATGCGGAAGGATGGCAGCGAGGGACACTGGAGATCGCCGCCGAGTCCGAATCTGGAAAACCGCTTTGGACATTTTCCATCAACCATCTTGGCCGCCACATCGGCTCGTACCGACTCGTTCCGCCATTCATCTACATGCTTGTTTCTGATGAGGCTAATTCGAAACCGCATCCAACGAAGGAGCACTATGCGTTACCGAACCCGACCCGGTGGCACTTTGTGACGCTATCCATCAAAACAGGTGAGGTGGTTCAAGACTTCCCGCTCGATGGCGAAAAACACAGCGAGTGCAGGATCGATGATGTGGATGGCGATGGGCTGCTAATCGGACGAGCAAATAGAGAGTTGATGTACTATCGACGAACACAACACACCTCGGCTGAAACTCAGCCAAGCGACAACGCTGATGTTGAATGAGACGCCTATTTGGGAATTCCAAGCGAAACAACCGCTAATCCGGTGGTACGGCCACGTTCGTTTGCTCACGGACAAAGTGGTCGGCCAGTGGTTCTGTCTGGATCGTCAGGCTGGATTAGTCCATTGGGAACACAATCTCCACCCCGATGAAATCGTCGATATCGTAGACGGTGTGATCGTGGCCAATGAGCGTAGGCGACAGCACATAGGCTCTCTGCGATACGGGTGCTACGGGATTTCGTTGGATACGGGCGAAGTGTCTTGGACTTCGCACTCTTCCGGGCTA from Rosistilla carotiformis includes the following:
- a CDS encoding alpha/beta fold hydrolase, which gives rise to MKILFLHGWHSVVGGVKPSYLKNAGHEVNNPALDNDDFDLAVRTAQAEFDQHQPDVIVGSSRGGAVAMNIDSKNTPLVLLCPAWKNWGTATTLKPNSVILHSPQDDVIPFADSEELIANSGLPKDTLIEVGDDHRLAAPEPLKAMLEACERLATFKVTNPASLAEFIDGFKSYMRNRVCGIVFAESNGDKRPNFEIGSGFVIKSQGLFVLVTAGHVMQRIDELQQKDRLIGVSIVVPSGPKSVAELSLFESDLALAKYSTSLDCDVGFMCIAPDLVNELHTAGLSLVNRDCLGPPNAKRAKRILVGYGADGARVHDEEVFVTIENNRLRPRYRTSLGALPFKLAGLIDSTTEDGVNFHARPEAEDTETLAGMSGGVVVDLFTNRAIRDYAFVGVQSTQHTIIKQGREVVTKVKFTSAKVVLEMADGFATEFLETLRQSQPE